In one Phycisphaerae bacterium genomic region, the following are encoded:
- the rpsT gene encoding 30S ribosomal protein S20 → MAHSLSAKKRIRQNAKRKTINRSRKAQVKTQIKRFEAALAGGDAKAASEQYKLIAKKLDKTAATSTIHKRTAARKKSRLAKRLNALKAKVG, encoded by the coding sequence GTGGCACATTCGTTATCAGCAAAAAAAAGAATTAGGCAAAACGCAAAAAGAAAGACGATTAATCGCTCGCGTAAGGCCCAAGTAAAGACGCAAATTAAACGTTTCGAGGCGGCATTAGCCGGCGGTGACGCAAAGGCCGCGAGTGAACAATACAAGCTTATTGCCAAGAAACTGGACAAGACTGCTGCTACCAGCACAATACATAAGAGGACCGCTGCGAGAAAGAAGTCGCGTCTTGCCAAACGGCTTAATGCTCTTAAGGCGAAAGTTGGATAA
- a CDS encoding tetratricopeptide repeat protein, which produces MPEKDISQVLAKAKDFFERAWSASERNDFDYAIDMYLEGLRWVPDAVQDGHIRLRELALYREKKGWPKPSAAEAAERLGAKTALEQMLGAEYLLAKNPGHLPYAEALLKASIAGGYRETAKWIADLMFLANNNAKKPSLQIYLLLKDSYAAIGQIDRAVAACRIAIRLKPGDSVLVSEFKKLLAKQAKADEGDVMKVEDRRLAAVEATLEREAKEDDSQLLAKARAFFEVAKNSSETDNFDYAIDMYLEGLHCAPDALQEGHIPLCELGLRRQGRGGKKPSMMERVKRMGGKNALEQMLNAEYLFARAPDHLPYAEAMLKAAVAGGYRKTAGWIANFVFQGNNAAAKPSVHTYVLLMKSYEALGELDKAVVASQRACRLKPEDKGLTDEYQRLSAELTVASGKYDQEGDFRQSIKDRKGQEKLQAQESVIKTDAYRQSAVEDARKAMAQDSNLPKNIFNMAEALSDLRNDKAEDDAVKLLEDAYEKTRNFSFKQRAGQLKITHLKRRIKEAEPALAAKPRDAQAESRAAELSEQLNETELEHYRLSVENYPTDLRAKYEYGVRLIRCKKYDEAIPLFQEAQRDPRHKITAMDKIGFCFLMKGWYTDAIDVFTRAMEAYEIKDDSIAKDLRYNLARAYQEQGNTEKALEIYRKIAQLDFGYKDIRQQIDKLRGEKTEPTSQ; this is translated from the coding sequence ATGCCGGAAAAAGATATTAGTCAGGTATTGGCCAAGGCCAAGGACTTTTTTGAGAGGGCATGGTCGGCATCGGAGAGAAACGATTTCGATTACGCTATCGACATGTATCTCGAAGGCCTCCGATGGGTACCGGATGCGGTTCAGGACGGCCATATAAGGCTTCGTGAATTGGCACTTTATCGCGAGAAAAAAGGCTGGCCCAAGCCATCGGCGGCAGAAGCAGCGGAACGGCTTGGAGCTAAAACAGCTCTTGAGCAAATGCTCGGAGCTGAATACCTTCTTGCCAAGAACCCGGGCCATTTGCCATACGCCGAGGCGCTACTAAAAGCTTCGATAGCAGGCGGTTATAGAGAAACGGCTAAATGGATTGCAGATTTGATGTTTCTGGCGAATAATAACGCCAAAAAGCCATCCTTACAAATATATCTTTTATTAAAAGATTCATACGCAGCAATCGGTCAAATAGACAGAGCGGTAGCTGCGTGCCGAATCGCTATCAGACTCAAACCGGGGGACTCGGTTTTGGTGAGCGAGTTTAAAAAGCTCTTAGCCAAACAAGCAAAGGCCGACGAAGGGGACGTTATGAAGGTTGAGGACCGCCGTCTGGCAGCAGTTGAAGCAACATTAGAGCGCGAGGCAAAAGAAGATGATAGTCAGTTATTGGCTAAGGCCCGTGCTTTTTTCGAAGTGGCGAAAAACTCTTCGGAGACGGATAATTTCGATTACGCCATCGATATGTACCTTGAGGGTTTGCATTGTGCTCCCGATGCTCTCCAGGAAGGCCATATACCGCTTTGCGAGCTGGGCCTTCGTCGGCAGGGAAGAGGCGGCAAGAAACCATCGATGATGGAAAGAGTAAAACGTATGGGAGGTAAAAACGCTCTTGAGCAGATGCTTAACGCCGAATATCTTTTCGCGAGAGCACCCGACCATTTGCCGTATGCCGAGGCGATGCTGAAAGCGGCGGTGGCAGGGGGTTACAGAAAGACGGCCGGCTGGATTGCGAATTTTGTGTTCCAAGGAAACAACGCGGCTGCAAAACCATCTGTGCACACATACGTTCTTTTAATGAAATCATACGAAGCCCTCGGAGAGCTTGATAAGGCGGTAGTTGCGAGCCAGCGAGCGTGCAGACTTAAACCTGAAGACAAAGGGCTGACGGATGAGTATCAGCGTCTCTCGGCGGAACTGACTGTTGCCAGCGGTAAATATGACCAGGAGGGAGATTTCAGGCAATCCATAAAAGACCGCAAAGGCCAGGAAAAACTTCAAGCCCAGGAGAGCGTTATCAAGACGGATGCGTACCGCCAATCAGCGGTCGAAGACGCCAGGAAAGCAATGGCACAGGACTCAAATCTGCCCAAGAACATATTTAATATGGCGGAGGCTTTATCGGATTTGCGAAACGACAAAGCTGAAGACGATGCAGTAAAACTACTGGAAGATGCGTATGAAAAGACGAGGAATTTCAGCTTTAAGCAGCGAGCAGGCCAGTTAAAGATAACACATCTCAAACGCAGGATAAAAGAGGCGGAACCCGCTCTTGCGGCCAAACCCAGGGACGCGCAAGCTGAGTCAAGGGCAGCAGAATTGTCGGAGCAGCTAAATGAGACTGAATTGGAACATTACCGTCTCAGTGTGGAAAATTATCCAACCGACCTTCGGGCAAAGTACGAATATGGTGTTCGCCTGATTCGTTGTAAGAAATATGACGAGGCGATACCTTTGTTCCAGGAGGCCCAACGAGACCCGAGACATAAGATTACAGCGATGGATAAAATAGGGTTTTGTTTTCTTATGAAAGGCTGGTATACAGACGCAATCGACGTTTTTACGCGGGCGATGGAGGCCTACGAAATAAAAGATGATAGCATTGCAAAGGATTTACGGTATAATCTTGCCCGCGCTTACCAGGAACAAGGTAATACTGAGAAGGCTTTGGAGATTTATCGCAAGATTGCCCAGCTTGATTTTGGATACAAAGATATTCGTCAGCAAATAGATAAATTGAGAGGCGAGAAAACAGAGCCGACGTCTCAGTGA
- a CDS encoding serine hydroxymethyltransferase, giving the protein MATALERYDPQIYELIRQEKARQSACIRLIPSENYVSRAVMEANGSCLTNKYSEGYPGKRYYEGQQVTDIIETIARERAKKVFKADHANVQPYSGSVANVAAYMALINPGDTIMGLTLPHGGHLTHGWKVSVTSKIFNSVRYNVDPNTGRLDYNQIEELAKKYKPKIIISGATAYPREIDFAAFGQIAKKVGAYHVSDIAHIAGLVVAGMHKSPVPYSDIVSTTTHKTLRGPRGGMLLCKAEHADKVDKSVFPGMQGGPHMNTIAAVAVALAEADTPEFIAYAKQIVKNAKALAEKLLEYGFNLSSGGTDNHLILIDLRNKKVQGKPLAKALDRAKIETNYNTTPMAPDHPANPSGLRIGTPSVTTRGMKEEQMRLIAGFINKIVENIDNESVIEDVGKEVLFLSSQFPVPEHFIIPNNPEFPRPLDFLTPWLF; this is encoded by the coding sequence ATGGCAACTGCTCTTGAACGCTATGACCCTCAGATTTATGAGCTTATTAGACAGGAAAAGGCTCGCCAAAGCGCTTGTATCCGCCTTATCCCTTCCGAAAACTACGTGTCGCGGGCCGTAATGGAAGCCAACGGAAGCTGCCTCACAAACAAATACTCCGAAGGTTATCCCGGCAAGCGATACTACGAAGGCCAGCAGGTTACTGACATCATCGAAACAATAGCTCGTGAACGCGCAAAAAAAGTGTTCAAAGCAGACCACGCTAACGTCCAGCCTTACTCCGGCTCAGTGGCTAACGTCGCCGCTTATATGGCCTTAATCAACCCCGGAGATACCATTATGGGCTTGACACTCCCACATGGCGGACACCTAACCCACGGCTGGAAAGTCTCCGTCACCAGCAAAATCTTTAACTCCGTCAGGTACAATGTTGACCCCAACACCGGCCGGCTCGACTATAACCAGATTGAAGAACTTGCGAAAAAATACAAACCCAAAATCATAATCTCCGGAGCGACCGCTTACCCGAGGGAAATCGATTTTGCGGCGTTCGGCCAAATCGCAAAAAAAGTCGGCGCCTATCACGTCAGTGATATTGCTCATATTGCAGGCCTTGTCGTCGCAGGAATGCACAAAAGCCCTGTCCCCTACTCCGATATCGTATCGACCACGACACACAAAACCTTGCGCGGACCTCGCGGCGGTATGTTGCTCTGCAAAGCTGAGCACGCAGACAAAGTCGATAAATCCGTCTTCCCGGGTATGCAGGGTGGCCCCCATATGAATACTATTGCCGCTGTCGCCGTAGCTTTGGCCGAAGCCGACACCCCAGAGTTCATAGCCTATGCAAAGCAGATTGTCAAAAATGCTAAGGCTCTCGCCGAAAAACTCCTCGAATACGGCTTTAACCTCTCATCCGGCGGAACTGATAATCATTTAATCCTAATCGATTTGAGAAACAAGAAAGTCCAGGGTAAACCGCTCGCTAAAGCGCTCGATAGAGCAAAAATCGAAACCAATTATAACACTACACCTATGGCCCCGGACCACCCCGCCAACCCCAGCGGCTTGCGCATCGGTACTCCCTCGGTTACCACTCGCGGTATGAAGGAAGAGCAGATGCGACTCATCGCCGGCTTTATAAACAAAATCGTTGAAAACATCGACAACGAATCCGTTATTGAGGATGTCGGCAAAGAAGTTTTGTTTCTGTCTTCCCAATTCCCTGTCCCGGAGCACTTTATTATTCCAAATAATCCGGAATTCCCGCGGCCCCTGGACTTCCTGACACCCTGGCTGTTCTAA
- a CDS encoding Gfo/Idh/MocA family oxidoreductase yields the protein MSEGKLKTAVLGLDDKGKFLLEVISQIDYFQIAAVADTDATLAESTGYKYKCDHYDDYRQLIMQNQFDCLLVAAGVHSCDEYIKMAMKKKTNILKLAPLARNFQEAAEFVHLAEDENIKFAIANPHRFARSYLALQEFLQQGRIEQIFLITAFCAVGNEQAGTWQTDPKLAGGGVLLRNCYQIIDQIVWSIASPQQVYSLNTNTAGDRQQRSYLTEDTAVVTMKFTDTFFGNLIASRVFGSEQEVLKVYGKDKILTVSNTRFAISDGLGQTNEESAYDDDELIWYTALLKNFALSILLPDKNKLCSSGRENLKDMAVIEASYLSARTSMPEEPGRILKMAQTEPINILPVRK from the coding sequence ATGAGCGAAGGCAAATTAAAAACCGCGGTGCTCGGCTTGGATGATAAAGGCAAGTTTCTGCTCGAAGTCATCTCCCAAATCGACTATTTTCAAATCGCTGCCGTCGCCGACACAGACGCAACTCTTGCTGAATCAACAGGTTACAAATACAAGTGTGACCATTACGACGATTACCGCCAGCTCATAATGCAAAACCAGTTCGATTGTTTATTAGTCGCCGCCGGCGTTCACAGTTGCGACGAATACATCAAAATGGCGATGAAAAAGAAAACCAACATACTTAAACTCGCCCCTTTGGCGAGGAATTTTCAGGAAGCTGCGGAATTTGTCCACCTTGCCGAAGATGAAAACATAAAATTTGCCATCGCAAATCCCCATCGGTTCGCCCGAAGTTACCTTGCTTTGCAAGAGTTCTTACAGCAAGGCCGGATTGAGCAAATCTTTTTGATAACTGCCTTCTGTGCCGTTGGTAATGAGCAAGCGGGCACTTGGCAAACCGACCCGAAATTGGCCGGCGGAGGAGTGCTGCTGCGTAACTGCTACCAGATAATCGACCAGATAGTTTGGAGCATAGCCTCGCCGCAGCAGGTCTATTCCCTGAATACCAATACAGCCGGCGACAGACAGCAGAGGTCTTATCTGACAGAGGATACGGCGGTGGTAACGATGAAATTTACCGACACTTTCTTTGGCAATCTGATAGCAAGCAGGGTCTTTGGCTCGGAACAGGAAGTTCTTAAGGTCTACGGCAAGGATAAGATTCTAACGGTCAGCAACACGCGATTTGCCATCAGCGACGGCCTTGGACAGACAAACGAGGAATCAGCATACGACGACGATGAACTCATCTGGTATACAGCCCTGCTGAAAAACTTTGCACTAAGTATATTATTGCCTGATAAAAACAAGCTTTGCAGCAGCGGCAGGGAGAACCTAAAGGATATGGCCGTTATTGAAGCATCATATCTTTCGGCCCGTACGAGTATGCCGGAAGAGCCTGGCAGAATCCTTAAAATGGCACAGACCGAACCGATAAATATTCTGCCGGTCCGTAAATAA
- a CDS encoding SoxR reducing system RseC family protein: protein MAELKPCQECDQKHKCQDIYQQLGKAKGPSVVFKAVVAFLLPLLIFIVSLAAFERILAGTTDLKSLRTALDFLLALSVTLVAILIIKAISKRLNKNE from the coding sequence ATGGCAGAGCTAAAACCTTGTCAGGAATGTGACCAGAAGCACAAGTGCCAGGATATTTATCAGCAATTGGGCAAAGCCAAGGGGCCCTCGGTTGTTTTCAAAGCTGTGGTCGCTTTCCTGCTGCCCCTGCTCATTTTTATTGTCTCATTAGCAGCCTTTGAAAGGATTTTAGCCGGAACAACGGACTTGAAGAGCCTGAGAACAGCCCTCGACTTTCTGCTGGCGTTGTCAGTAACTCTCGTGGCGATATTGATTATAAAGGCAATAAGCAAACGCCTTAACAAAAACGAGTAA